In one window of Constrictibacter sp. MBR-5 DNA:
- a CDS encoding efflux RND transporter periplasmic adaptor subunit, with product MKRAAILVVAAVVLAALIGGFAWFQFVMKPEMVRGFITGAPQPLVTVTAEPARQEQWQTRLPAIGSLRAIRGIDVAPQVSGLVSAIRFESGSTVERGAVLVQIDDSIEQADLKAGQAELRNAELNLSRQRELLGRGNTSKTAFDTAQSNRDVAAATIDRTRALIAQKVIKAPFPGRLGIRVVDLGAYVSPGTTMVTLQQLDPIYADFPIPEQQFDMLRTGQTVEVTVDAYAGVVFKGQIDSIDARVNEETRNVLVRAELANPDRRLLPGMFANVAVVAGDAATVVTVPRTAVTYSLYGDSVYVVGEDGAAAEAGRPIERRFVRTGDTREGRVAITEGIKAGDQVVTSGQLKLHTGSRVRIEQAEILTPPAVRPKE from the coding sequence ATGAAGCGCGCAGCAATCCTCGTCGTAGCGGCAGTCGTGCTGGCTGCGCTGATCGGCGGCTTTGCCTGGTTCCAGTTCGTCATGAAGCCGGAGATGGTCCGCGGCTTCATCACCGGCGCACCGCAGCCGCTGGTGACCGTCACCGCCGAACCCGCACGGCAGGAGCAGTGGCAGACCCGGCTCCCGGCGATCGGCAGCCTGCGCGCCATCCGCGGGATCGACGTGGCCCCCCAGGTGTCGGGCCTCGTCTCGGCGATCCGGTTCGAATCGGGCAGCACCGTCGAGCGCGGCGCGGTCCTGGTCCAGATCGACGATTCCATCGAACAGGCGGACCTGAAGGCGGGTCAGGCGGAGCTGCGCAACGCCGAACTGAACCTGTCGCGGCAGCGCGAGCTGCTTGGCCGCGGCAACACCAGCAAGACCGCGTTCGACACCGCACAGTCAAACCGCGACGTCGCGGCCGCGACGATCGACCGGACGCGGGCGCTGATCGCGCAGAAGGTGATCAAGGCGCCCTTCCCCGGCCGCCTCGGCATCCGGGTCGTCGACCTGGGCGCCTACGTCTCGCCCGGCACCACGATGGTGACGCTGCAGCAGCTCGACCCGATCTATGCCGACTTCCCGATCCCGGAGCAGCAGTTCGACATGCTGCGCACCGGCCAGACCGTCGAGGTGACGGTCGACGCCTATGCGGGGGTCGTCTTCAAGGGCCAGATCGACTCCATCGATGCCCGCGTGAACGAGGAGACGCGCAACGTCCTGGTGCGGGCCGAACTGGCGAATCCCGACCGCCGCCTGCTGCCCGGCATGTTCGCGAACGTCGCCGTGGTCGCGGGCGACGCGGCGACCGTCGTGACGGTGCCGCGGACGGCCGTGACCTACAGTCTCTACGGCGACAGCGTCTATGTCGTCGGCGAGGACGGTGCCGCGGCGGAGGCCGGCAGGCCGATCGAGCGCCGTTTCGTGCGCACCGGCGACACGCGCGAGGGCCGGGTGGCGATCACCGAAGGCATCAAGGCCGGCGACCAGGTCGTCACCTCCGGGCAGCTGAAGCTGCATACCGGCAGCCGCGTGCGCATCGAACAGGCCGAGATCCTGACGCCGCCCGCCGTCCGACCGAAGGAATAG
- a CDS encoding multidrug efflux RND transporter permease subunit produces the protein MAITDIFIRRPVLATVVSLLILLIGLQAGLSLQIRQYPELSSTTITVTTSYPGANADLIKGFITTPIEQAVASTEGIDTLVSTSRQNVSTVTLNLRLNADPDRAATDVLSKVNQVRGVLPREANDPIVVKQTGQGFALMYLSFNSDELTGSQITDYLTRVVQPRLQTVDGVANAEILGGQTFAMRIWLDPNRMAALDITPADVRTALAANNFTSAAGQIKGDFVQTGIEALTSLNSAEAFSRLVVATRQDSLIRLGNIATVELGPQSVDASSVFDGLKAVFVGIYATPTANPLTVITDVRNTMPEIQAQLPPALDAAIAYDSTEFIRASIDEVARTLIEAAVIVVVVIFLFLGNLRSTLIPIVTIPLSLIGVMIMLVALGYSINLLTLLALVLAIGLVVDDAIVVVENIYRHIEEGMTPYEASLKGAREIALPVIAMTITLAAVYAPIGFVSGLTGALFREFAFTLAGSVVVSGVVALTLSPMMCSRLLRPTTEQGRFVKFLDRMFDRLKQRFQRRLHRTLDFRAMTILVLAAVIAMTGLLYLSTPQELAPEEDQGIVFSMVKTPQYANLDYLERTTANLYETFAKVPEQAHVFTINGSGGVHEAFAGLLLKPWAERSRTAKEITQSLQPDLAKVATGQVLAFSPPALPGSTGGPPLQFVVTTTNDYQQLATVMEQLQQAATKSGMFLFTDTDLKFDTPQYEFRIDSDKANSLGISMEDVGVALGTMLGGGYVNRFNLYGRSYEVIPQVPRDFRLTADWLTRYQVRTSGGEMVPLSTVASIAQTVQPNALTSFQQLNAATLSGVPFPGQTLGDALNFLESEAADILPEGFSYDYQGESRQFIQEGGTLVVTFGFALIVIFLVLAAQYESFRDPFIVLIALPTSIFGALLPLNIGGIMGLTSVNIYTQIGLVTLIGLISKHGILMVDFANKLQEEGMGRREAIEEAAAVRLRPILMTTAAIVLAMIPLIIADGAGARSRSDLGIVIAAGMTIGTLFTLFVTPAVYTLVARDHSRDRAKAVARRGAEAPAH, from the coding sequence ATGGCCATCACCGACATCTTCATCCGGCGCCCCGTCCTCGCGACGGTCGTCAGCCTCCTGATCCTCCTGATCGGCCTGCAGGCCGGGCTGAGCCTGCAGATCCGGCAGTACCCGGAACTCTCCAGCACCACGATCACGGTCACCACGTCCTATCCGGGCGCCAACGCCGACCTGATCAAGGGCTTCATCACCACGCCGATCGAGCAGGCGGTCGCCAGCACCGAGGGCATCGACACGCTCGTGTCGACGTCGCGGCAGAACGTGTCGACGGTGACGCTGAACCTGCGCCTCAACGCCGACCCCGACCGCGCCGCCACCGACGTGCTGTCGAAGGTCAACCAGGTCCGCGGCGTCCTGCCGCGCGAGGCGAACGACCCGATCGTCGTGAAGCAGACGGGCCAGGGCTTCGCCCTTATGTACCTCTCCTTCAACTCGGACGAGCTGACCGGGTCGCAGATCACCGACTATCTGACCCGCGTCGTCCAGCCGCGCCTGCAGACGGTCGACGGCGTCGCCAATGCCGAGATCCTGGGCGGCCAGACCTTCGCCATGCGCATCTGGCTCGACCCGAACCGGATGGCGGCGCTGGACATCACACCGGCGGACGTTCGCACGGCCCTGGCCGCAAACAACTTCACCTCGGCGGCGGGCCAGATCAAAGGCGACTTCGTGCAGACCGGCATCGAGGCGCTGACGTCGCTGAACAGCGCGGAGGCCTTCTCGCGCCTGGTGGTGGCGACGCGCCAGGATTCGCTCATCCGGCTCGGCAACATTGCCACAGTGGAGCTCGGGCCGCAGAGCGTCGACGCCTCCTCCGTGTTCGACGGGCTGAAAGCGGTGTTCGTCGGCATCTACGCGACGCCGACCGCCAACCCGCTGACGGTGATCACCGACGTCCGCAACACCATGCCGGAGATCCAGGCGCAGTTGCCGCCGGCGCTGGACGCCGCCATCGCCTACGATTCGACGGAGTTCATCCGCGCGTCGATCGACGAGGTCGCGCGCACGCTGATCGAGGCGGCGGTCATCGTCGTCGTCGTCATCTTCCTCTTCCTCGGCAACCTGCGCTCGACGCTGATCCCGATCGTGACGATCCCGCTCTCGCTGATCGGCGTGATGATCATGCTGGTCGCGCTGGGATACTCGATCAACCTGCTGACGCTGCTGGCGTTGGTGCTGGCCATCGGGCTCGTCGTCGACGACGCCATCGTGGTCGTGGAGAACATCTACCGGCACATCGAGGAGGGCATGACGCCCTACGAGGCGTCACTGAAGGGCGCGCGCGAGATCGCCCTGCCCGTCATCGCCATGACGATCACCCTGGCCGCCGTCTACGCCCCGATCGGCTTCGTCTCGGGCCTGACCGGCGCCCTCTTCCGCGAGTTCGCGTTCACCCTCGCGGGCTCGGTCGTCGTTTCCGGTGTGGTCGCGCTCACGCTCTCGCCGATGATGTGCTCGCGCCTGCTGCGCCCGACCACCGAGCAGGGCCGGTTCGTGAAGTTCCTCGACCGGATGTTCGACCGGCTGAAGCAGCGCTTCCAGCGCCGCCTGCACCGCACGCTCGACTTCCGCGCGATGACCATCCTCGTGCTGGCGGCGGTAATCGCGATGACCGGCCTGCTCTACCTGTCGACCCCCCAGGAACTGGCGCCGGAGGAGGACCAGGGCATCGTCTTCTCCATGGTGAAGACGCCGCAATACGCCAACCTCGACTATCTCGAGCGCACGACGGCGAACCTCTACGAAACCTTCGCCAAGGTGCCCGAGCAGGCGCACGTCTTCACGATCAACGGTTCCGGCGGCGTGCACGAAGCCTTCGCCGGCCTGCTGCTGAAGCCCTGGGCCGAGCGATCGCGCACGGCCAAGGAGATCACCCAGTCCCTGCAGCCGGATCTGGCCAAGGTGGCGACCGGCCAGGTGCTGGCCTTCTCGCCGCCGGCCCTGCCCGGCTCGACCGGGGGCCCGCCGCTGCAGTTCGTCGTCACGACGACGAACGACTATCAGCAGCTCGCGACCGTCATGGAGCAGCTGCAGCAGGCGGCAACCAAGAGCGGCATGTTCCTGTTCACCGACACCGACCTGAAGTTCGACACGCCGCAGTACGAGTTCCGCATCGACAGCGACAAGGCGAACAGCCTGGGCATCAGCATGGAGGATGTCGGCGTCGCGCTCGGCACCATGCTGGGCGGCGGCTACGTCAACCGGTTCAACCTGTACGGCCGCAGCTACGAGGTCATCCCGCAGGTGCCGCGCGATTTCAGGCTGACCGCCGACTGGCTGACGCGCTATCAGGTGCGCACCAGCGGCGGCGAGATGGTGCCGCTGTCGACGGTCGCCTCGATCGCGCAGACGGTGCAGCCGAACGCGCTGACCAGCTTCCAGCAGCTCAATGCCGCCACCCTGTCGGGCGTGCCCTTCCCCGGGCAGACCCTGGGCGACGCGCTCAATTTCCTGGAATCGGAAGCCGCCGACATCCTGCCGGAGGGCTTCAGCTACGACTATCAGGGCGAGAGCCGGCAGTTCATCCAGGAGGGCGGCACCCTGGTCGTCACCTTCGGCTTCGCGCTGATCGTCATCTTCCTGGTGCTGGCCGCCCAGTATGAGAGCTTCCGCGACCCGTTCATCGTGCTGATCGCCCTGCCGACCTCGATCTTCGGCGCGCTGCTGCCGCTGAACATCGGCGGAATCATGGGCCTGACCAGCGTCAACATCTACACGCAGATCGGCCTCGTGACGCTGATCGGCCTGATCTCCAAGCACGGCATCCTGATGGTCGACTTCGCCAACAAGCTGCAGGAGGAGGGCATGGGCCGGCGCGAGGCCATCGAGGAGGCCGCCGCCGTTCGCCTGCGGCCGATCCTGATGACCACCGCCGCCATCGTGCTGGCGATGATCCCGCTGATCATCGCCGACGGCGCCGGTGCGCGCAGCCGCAGCGACCTGGGCATCGTCATCGCCGCCGGCATGACGATCGGGACGCTGTTCACCCTGTTCGTGACGCCGGCCGTCTACACCCTCGTCGCGCGCGACCACAGCCGCGACAGGGCGAAGGCCGTGGCACGCCGGGGGGCGGAAGCGCCGGCGCACTAA
- a CDS encoding alpha/beta hydrolase — translation MPEVIINGPEGRIEGRYHHSPVAGAPIAVLLHPHPLHGGTMNNRVVLNMFHAFTRRGFSVLRFNFRGVGRSQGRFARGEGELADAAAALDWLQAVNPSAPVAWVGGFSFGAWIGMQLLMRRPEINGFISVAPPANTYDFTFLAPCPSSGLIVHGDADEIVPRADVKKLVDRLSNQRGITIDFRSIGGANHVFQDRIPELVEHVETYLEHALGQEAAVA, via the coding sequence ATGCCGGAAGTGATCATCAACGGCCCCGAAGGCCGCATTGAAGGCCGCTACCACCACAGTCCCGTCGCCGGAGCGCCCATCGCGGTGCTCCTGCATCCGCACCCGCTGCATGGCGGGACGATGAACAATCGCGTCGTCCTCAACATGTTCCACGCCTTCACCCGGCGCGGTTTCTCCGTCCTCCGCTTCAACTTCCGCGGTGTCGGCCGGTCGCAGGGGCGCTTCGCCCGCGGCGAGGGCGAACTGGCGGATGCGGCGGCGGCGCTCGACTGGCTGCAGGCGGTCAATCCCAGCGCGCCGGTCGCCTGGGTCGGCGGCTTCTCCTTCGGCGCCTGGATCGGCATGCAGCTGCTGATGCGCCGGCCGGAGATCAACGGCTTCATCTCCGTGGCGCCCCCGGCGAACACCTACGACTTCACCTTCCTGGCGCCCTGCCCCTCCTCCGGCCTGATCGTCCACGGCGACGCGGACGAAATCGTGCCGCGCGCCGACGTGAAGAAGCTCGTCGACCGCCTCTCGAACCAGCGCGGCATCACGATCGACTTCCGCAGCATCGGCGGCGCCAACCACGTCTTCCAGGATCGCATCCCGGAGCTGGTCGAGCACGTCGAGACCTATCTGGAGCATGCGCTCGGACAGGAAGCGGCGGTCGCTTGA
- a CDS encoding putative zinc-binding peptidase: MRLFECQNCGQLVYFENSHCLRCGHTLGFRVEDMELHALTPDDDGTWHPVADPDRSYRFCANAAHDACNWLVPTEEPETLCIACRLNRTIPDLDNPENLALWQKIEIAKRRLVFSLLRCGLPIVAKVDDKPQGLAFDFLADDGTPDGTKVTTGHADGLITLNVAEADDAHREKHRLEMGEPYRTLLGHFRHEVGHYYWDVLVRDRNHLDAYRALFGDERADYGEALQNHYQNGPPANWPDHFVSSYATAHPWEDWAETWAHYLHIMDTLEMAGAFNLRVRPDAGTDKDLSARLDFDPYDGRPFDDLIAGWLPLTYAVNSLNRSMGQPDLYPFVLPPDVIEKLRFVHDLISRGADKAD, from the coding sequence ATGCGCCTGTTCGAGTGCCAGAACTGCGGGCAGCTCGTCTATTTCGAGAACAGCCACTGTCTCCGTTGCGGCCATACGCTGGGCTTCCGCGTCGAGGACATGGAACTTCACGCGCTGACGCCCGACGACGATGGCACGTGGCACCCCGTTGCGGACCCCGACCGTTCCTATCGGTTTTGCGCCAACGCGGCGCACGACGCCTGCAACTGGCTGGTGCCGACGGAGGAGCCGGAGACGCTCTGCATCGCCTGCCGCCTCAACCGCACGATCCCGGACCTCGACAATCCCGAGAACCTCGCCCTGTGGCAGAAGATCGAGATCGCCAAGCGGCGGCTGGTCTTCTCGCTCCTGCGGTGCGGCCTGCCGATCGTGGCCAAGGTCGACGACAAGCCGCAGGGCCTGGCGTTCGATTTCCTCGCCGACGACGGCACGCCGGACGGGACGAAGGTGACCACCGGCCATGCCGACGGCCTGATCACGCTGAACGTCGCGGAGGCGGACGACGCCCATCGCGAGAAGCACCGGCTGGAGATGGGCGAGCCCTATCGCACGCTGCTGGGCCATTTCCGCCACGAGGTCGGCCACTATTACTGGGACGTCCTGGTTCGCGACCGCAATCATCTGGATGCCTATCGTGCCCTGTTCGGCGACGAGCGCGCGGACTATGGCGAGGCGCTGCAGAACCACTATCAGAACGGCCCGCCGGCGAACTGGCCCGACCATTTCGTCAGTTCCTACGCCACCGCCCATCCGTGGGAGGACTGGGCCGAGACCTGGGCGCACTATCTGCACATCATGGACACGCTGGAGATGGCCGGCGCCTTCAACCTGCGCGTCCGCCCCGACGCCGGCACCGACAAGGACCTGTCCGCCCGCCTCGACTTCGACCCCTATGACGGGCGACCGTTCGACGACCTGATCGCCGGGTGGCTGCCGCTCACCTATGCGGTCAACAGCCTGAACCGCAGCATGGGGCAGCCGGACCTCTATCCCTTCGTCCTGCCTCCGGACGTGATCGAGAAGCTGCGCTTCGTGCACGACCTCATCAGCCGGGGCGCCGACAAGGCGGATTGA
- a CDS encoding putative DNA modification/repair radical SAM protein: MDLKDKLAILADAAKYDASCASGGKGKRGAAPTDAGAGMGICHSYAPDGRCISLLKILLTNFCVFDCAYCVNRVSSNVPRARFTVAEVVRLTLGFHARNYIEGLFLSSGIIRDADYTMERMVAVARALREEHGFRGYIHLKTIPEASEELIAEAGRLADRLSINVELPTAAALRHLAPEKDESVIRRSMGRMRLRIDAAREERRPASFAPAGQSTQMIVGADAATDATILGTSAKLYGSYGLRRVYYSAFSPIPDASRTLPSRPAPLLREHRLYQADWLFRFYGFATEEIFAGGGDGMLDLEIDPKLAWALRHRDRFPLDVDRASREDLLRVPGLGARNVDRILAIRRHHGVRVADLARLRVPLKKVLPFLCTSDHTPRAAEIESAQLRRQLAPAPAQLSLFDGHAAH, from the coding sequence ATGGACCTGAAGGACAAGCTCGCCATCCTCGCCGACGCGGCGAAATACGATGCGTCCTGCGCCTCGGGTGGCAAGGGCAAGCGGGGTGCGGCGCCGACCGACGCTGGGGCGGGGATGGGCATCTGCCACAGCTACGCGCCCGACGGCCGCTGCATCTCGTTGCTGAAGATCCTGCTCACCAATTTTTGCGTCTTCGACTGCGCCTATTGCGTGAACCGCGTTTCCAGCAACGTGCCGCGGGCGCGCTTCACGGTTGCGGAGGTCGTCCGGCTGACGCTGGGCTTTCACGCCCGCAACTATATCGAGGGCCTGTTCCTGAGCTCCGGGATCATCCGCGACGCCGACTACACGATGGAGCGGATGGTGGCGGTGGCGCGCGCATTGCGCGAGGAGCACGGCTTTCGCGGCTACATCCACCTGAAGACCATTCCCGAAGCGTCGGAGGAGCTGATCGCCGAGGCGGGGCGGCTCGCCGACCGGCTGAGCATCAACGTCGAACTGCCGACGGCGGCGGCGCTGCGCCATCTGGCGCCGGAGAAGGACGAGAGCGTCATCCGGCGGAGCATGGGGCGCATGCGCCTGCGCATCGACGCGGCCCGCGAGGAGCGGCGCCCGGCGAGTTTCGCCCCGGCCGGCCAGTCGACGCAGATGATCGTCGGCGCCGATGCGGCGACCGACGCCACCATCCTGGGGACCAGTGCCAAGCTGTACGGGTCCTACGGGCTGCGGCGGGTCTATTACTCGGCGTTCAGCCCGATCCCCGACGCCAGCCGGACGCTGCCGTCGCGGCCGGCGCCGCTGCTGCGCGAGCACCGGCTCTATCAGGCCGACTGGCTGTTCCGCTTCTACGGCTTCGCCACCGAGGAGATCTTCGCCGGCGGCGGCGACGGCATGCTCGACCTGGAGATCGATCCGAAGCTGGCCTGGGCGCTGCGCCACCGCGACCGCTTTCCGCTCGACGTCGACCGGGCGTCGCGCGAGGACCTGCTGCGCGTGCCGGGCCTGGGCGCGCGCAATGTCGACCGCATCCTGGCGATCCGCCGGCACCACGGTGTGCGGGTCGCCGACCTGGCGCGGCTGCGGGTGCCGCTGAAGAAGGTTCTTCCCTTCCTCTGCACGTCCGATCACACGCCGCGCGCGGCGGAGATCGAGTCGGCGCAATTGCGGCGGCAACTGGCGCCCGCGCCGGCGCAGCTGTCGCTGTTCGACGGCCATGCAGCACATTGA
- a CDS encoding UdgX family uracil-DNA binding protein (This protein belongs to the uracil DNA glycosylase superfamily, members of which act in excision repair of DNA. However, it belongs more specifically to UdgX branch, whose founding member was found to bind uracil in DNA (where it does not belong), without cleaving it, appears to promote DNA repair by a pathway involving RecA, rather than base excision.) encodes MQHIDLGFEADFDGWRAAARRLVAGRVPPGDVVWTVADRQRDLFAPAPVPDRQAEPPAPAFTVPRAFVTLAADAICHSDRERFGLLYALLWRLHAGERSLLEIASDPLVARVSEMAKAVRRDQHKMKAFVRFREVADEDGGVRFLSWFEPEHFVVDSLAPFFADRFAAMRWAILTPYRSMAWDGEAVTFGPGGRREAVPDADALDDQWRTYYASIFNPARLKPAHMRAEMPKKYWHNLPEARLIRPLIEAAGGRAGAMVDRGGTVPAKRTAQAVAARSALEVPAADVPLAAEAAGCRACPLWRDATGTVFGEGPATAGIMFVGEQPGDQEDLAGRPFVGPAGEVFDRALAEAGLDRLDVYVTNAVKHFKFRLRGKRRIHERPGRGEVQACGQWLAREIAQVRPRLIVGLGSTALFALLGRDLPVTRVRGRVLQRADGIPVLATVHPSYILRLPEEAARTAAYARFVEDLRPIAAGPVGREAASASA; translated from the coding sequence ATGCAGCACATTGACCTGGGCTTCGAGGCGGATTTCGACGGCTGGCGCGCCGCCGCCCGCCGGCTGGTGGCCGGGCGCGTGCCGCCCGGCGACGTCGTCTGGACGGTGGCCGACCGTCAGCGGGACCTGTTCGCGCCGGCACCGGTCCCCGACCGGCAGGCGGAGCCGCCCGCGCCGGCCTTCACCGTGCCGCGCGCCTTCGTCACCCTCGCGGCCGATGCGATCTGCCACAGCGACCGCGAGCGGTTCGGGTTGCTCTACGCCCTGCTCTGGCGGCTGCACGCGGGCGAGCGGTCGCTGCTGGAGATCGCCTCGGACCCGCTGGTCGCGCGGGTGTCGGAGATGGCGAAGGCGGTTCGGCGCGACCAGCACAAGATGAAGGCCTTCGTCCGCTTCCGCGAGGTCGCGGACGAGGACGGCGGGGTGCGCTTCCTGTCGTGGTTCGAGCCCGAGCACTTCGTCGTGGACTCGCTGGCGCCGTTCTTCGCCGACCGTTTCGCGGCGATGCGCTGGGCGATCCTGACACCCTATCGCAGCATGGCGTGGGACGGCGAGGCGGTGACCTTCGGCCCCGGCGGCAGGCGCGAGGCGGTGCCGGACGCCGACGCGCTCGACGACCAGTGGCGCACCTACTATGCGAGCATCTTCAACCCGGCGCGCCTGAAGCCGGCGCACATGCGCGCCGAGATGCCGAAGAAATACTGGCACAACCTGCCGGAGGCACGGCTGATCCGGCCGCTGATCGAGGCGGCGGGCGGGCGAGCCGGCGCCATGGTGGATCGCGGCGGGACGGTGCCGGCGAAACGCACCGCGCAGGCGGTCGCGGCGCGCTCGGCGCTGGAGGTACCGGCGGCGGATGTCCCGCTCGCCGCCGAGGCCGCCGGCTGCCGCGCCTGTCCCCTCTGGCGCGACGCGACCGGCACGGTGTTCGGCGAGGGGCCCGCCACGGCCGGCATCATGTTCGTCGGCGAGCAGCCGGGCGACCAGGAGGATCTGGCGGGCCGGCCGTTCGTCGGGCCGGCCGGCGAGGTGTTCGACCGGGCGCTGGCCGAGGCCGGCCTCGACCGGCTCGACGTCTACGTCACCAACGCGGTGAAGCACTTCAAATTCAGGCTGCGCGGCAAGCGCCGCATCCACGAGCGGCCGGGGCGCGGCGAGGTGCAGGCCTGTGGGCAGTGGCTCGCCCGCGAGATCGCCCAGGTCCGGCCGCGCCTGATCGTCGGCCTGGGGTCGACGGCGCTCTTCGCCCTGCTGGGCCGCGACCTGCCGGTGACGCGGGTGCGCGGCCGCGTCCTGCAGCGCGCCGACGGCATCCCGGTCCTCGCGACCGTCCACCCTTCCTACATCCTGCGCCTGCCGGAGGAGGCGGCCCGGACGGCCGCGTATGCGCGCTTCGTCGAGGACCTCAGGCCGATCGCGGCCGGCCCCGTCGGCCGCGAGGCGGCGTCGGCCTCCGCCTGA
- a CDS encoding PqqD family protein, with translation MASVAPDETLRRNDGMIGAPVEGGYVVLDVEAGKYLHLNATALRVWEMLEEPMTFAALCAALQERFDVEPDRCAKEVGALAERMLAAGLIRKGG, from the coding sequence ATGGCGTCCGTTGCACCCGACGAAACACTCCGCCGCAACGACGGCATGATCGGCGCGCCCGTCGAGGGCGGCTATGTCGTGCTCGACGTCGAGGCGGGGAAATACCTGCACCTCAACGCCACCGCCCTGCGGGTGTGGGAGATGCTGGAGGAGCCGATGACCTTCGCGGCACTCTGTGCGGCGCTGCAGGAGCGGTTCGACGTGGAGCCGGACCGATGTGCGAAGGAGGTCGGCGCCCTGGCCGAGCGGATGCTCGCCGCGGGCCTGATCCGCAAGGGCGGCTGA
- a CDS encoding metalloregulator ArsR/SmtB family transcription factor, which yields MEDVLSEQAAADALAALGNRTRLRLFKLLVRAGTDGLIVGEVQRHMDMPASTLAHHLAALTRAGLVVQARNGREVVCTADYAAMQHLLGWLTQECCAGVACRSGMVA from the coding sequence ATGGAAGACGTGCTTTCCGAACAGGCGGCAGCCGATGCGCTCGCCGCCCTGGGCAACCGGACGCGGCTGCGGCTCTTCAAGCTGCTGGTGCGGGCGGGGACGGACGGCCTGATCGTGGGCGAGGTGCAGCGGCATATGGACATGCCCGCTTCGACGCTCGCCCACCACCTCGCCGCCCTCACCCGGGCCGGTCTCGTCGTCCAGGCGCGGAACGGCCGCGAGGTCGTCTGCACCGCCGACTATGCGGCGATGCAGCACCTTCTCGGCTGGCTGACGCAGGAATGCTGTGCGGGCGTCGCGTGCCGGAGCGGCATGGTCGCCTGA
- a CDS encoding permease — protein MQLASVAASLPGRVSRLDRAWLAIACILVLLLALSPTQAEASLIFTARALLGVAPFLVLSAGIAAYAKATGAEHLIARAFQGHVLMMVPVAAAVGALSPFCSCGVIPIIAALLAVGVPLAPVMAFWLASPLMDPSMFLMTTGTLGLGFALAKTAAALGVGLLGGFGIHLLQRRGLLTEGLREGVGNGGCGGAKIRNPKAVVWRFWDEPARRTAFGTGAVDTLLFLGKWLILAFLLESLMLAYIPAETVARFAGGDGLLQVVGAAFVGIPAYLNGYAALPLVSGLMTQGMGGGVAMTFLIAGGVTSIPAAIAVWAVARPPVFAAYIGFAVAGAIASGLLYGLA, from the coding sequence ATGCAGCTCGCTTCGGTCGCAGCCTCCCTGCCGGGCAGGGTCTCCCGCCTCGATCGCGCCTGGCTCGCGATCGCCTGCATCCTCGTGCTTCTGCTCGCCCTGTCCCCGACCCAGGCCGAGGCCTCGCTGATCTTCACGGCCCGCGCCCTGCTCGGGGTGGCCCCCTTCCTCGTGCTGTCGGCCGGGATCGCCGCCTACGCCAAGGCGACCGGCGCCGAGCACCTGATCGCCCGCGCCTTCCAGGGCCATGTCCTGATGATGGTGCCGGTCGCGGCGGCCGTCGGGGCGCTGTCGCCCTTCTGCTCGTGCGGCGTCATTCCGATCATCGCCGCCCTCCTCGCCGTGGGCGTGCCGCTGGCGCCGGTCATGGCCTTCTGGCTCGCCTCGCCGCTGATGGATCCCTCGATGTTCCTGATGACGACGGGCACGCTCGGGCTCGGCTTCGCTCTCGCCAAGACCGCCGCGGCCCTGGGCGTCGGGCTACTCGGCGGGTTCGGCATCCACCTGCTGCAGCGCCGCGGCCTGCTGACAGAAGGCCTGCGCGAGGGCGTCGGCAACGGCGGCTGCGGCGGCGCCAAGATCCGCAACCCGAAGGCGGTGGTCTGGCGCTTCTGGGACGAGCCGGCGCGACGCACGGCGTTCGGTACCGGCGCCGTCGACACGCTGCTGTTCCTCGGCAAGTGGCTGATCCTGGCCTTCCTGCTGGAGAGCCTGATGCTGGCCTACATCCCCGCCGAGACCGTGGCCCGCTTCGCCGGCGGCGACGGCCTGCTCCAGGTGGTCGGTGCGGCTTTCGTCGGCATCCCGGCCTACCTCAACGGCTATGCCGCGCTGCCGCTGGTGTCCGGCCTGATGACCCAGGGCATGGGCGGCGGCGTCGCGATGACCTTCCTCATCGCCGGCGGCGTCACCAGCATTCCCGCCGCGATCGCCGTCTGGGCGGTCGCCCGGCCGCCGGTCTTCGCCGCCTATATCGGCTTCGCCGTCGCCGGTGCCATCGCCTCCGGGCTGCTGTACGGCCTCGCCTGA